One Helianthus annuus cultivar XRQ/B chromosome 12, HanXRQr2.0-SUNRISE, whole genome shotgun sequence genomic region harbors:
- the LOC110895845 gene encoding nicotinate phosphoribosyltransferase 2 gives MDVKPQVNGDMSHRPATIAGPTNPMVTPLLTDLYQFTMAYAYWKAGKHNERAVFDLYFRKNPFGGEYTVFAGLEECIRFIANFKCSKEEITFLRETLSPTCEDGFFDYLQGIDCSDVEVYAIPEGSVVFPKVPLMRVEGPVAVVQLLETPFVNLINYASLVTTNAARHRFVAGKSKLLLEFGLRRAQGPDGGISASRYCYMGGFDATSNCAAGKMFGIPLRGTHSHAFVSSFMGTDEIIEKSLKSQDGSRICEDFISVVQTWLSKLKRLSILKGVFGETNQSELAAFVSYALAFPDNFLALVDTYDVMKSGVPNFCAVALALNDLGYKARGIRLDSGDLAYLSCETRKFFQTVESEFGVPGFGKTGITASNDLNEETLDALNKQGHEVDAFGIGTYLVTCYAQAALGCVFKLVEINNQPRIKLSEDVSKVSIPCKKRSFRLYGKEGYPLLDIMSGENEPPPKVGERILCRHPFSESKRAYVVPQRVEELMKCYWTGNTDKKREELPTLEANRERCVQQLDQMRPDHMRKLNPTPYKVSVTAKLYDFIHFLWLNEAPVGELQ, from the exons ATGGACGTGAAACCTCAAGTTAACGGCGACATGAGTCATCGGCCGGCCACAATCGCCGGTCCCACCAATCCAATGGTAACGCCGTTACTAACAGATCTGTATCAGTTCACTATGGCCTATGCGTACTGGAAAGCTGGAAAACATAACGAACGAGCTGT GTTTGATTTGTATTTTCGCAAGAATCCGTTTGGTGGTGAGTACACTGTTTTTGCTGGACTTGAAGAGTGCATAAGGTTCATCGCAAATTTTAAATGCTCAAAGGAAGAAATTACGTTTCTTCGAGAGACTTTATCTCCTACATGTGAG GATGGCTTCTTTGATTATCTTCAAGGGATTGATTGTTCCGACGTTGAAGTATACGCTATTCCCGAAGGGTCGGTTGTTTTTCCCAAAGTACCCTTGATGAGGGTTGAGGGCCCTGTGGCT GTGGTTCAGTTACTGGAAACGCCTTTTGTAAATCTTATTAACTATGCATCACTAGTCACTACAAATGCAGCAAGGCATCGTTTTGTTGCTGGAAAATCCAAACTTCTTCTTGAATTTGGGCTACGGCGGGCACAG GGCCCAGATGGTGGCATAAGCGCATCACGGTATTGCTACATGGGAGGATTTGATGCAACAAG CAATTGTGCAGCGGGAAAAATGTTTGGAATTCCGCTTCGTGGAACACATTCTCATGCTTTTGTTAGCTCATTCATG GGAACTGATGAGATTATAGAAAAATCTCTCAAAAGTCAGGATGGCTCTCGAATATGCGAGGATTTCATTAGTGTTGTGCAGACATGGTTAAGCAAACTAAAG AGACTAAGTATATTAAAGGGCGTTTTTGGTGAGACTAATCAGAGTGAGCTGGCAGCTTTTGTTTCTTACGCACTAGCATTTCCCGACAACTTTCTAGCTCTTGTAGACACATATGAT GTCATGAAGAGCGGTGTTCCTAATTTCTGTGCTGTTGCTTTAGCACTAAATGATCTTGG GTACAAAGCGAGGGGCATTAGATTAGACTCCGGTGATCTTGCTTATCTGTCATGCGAAACAAGGAAGTTCTTTCAGACTGTCGAAAGTGAATTTGGAGTTCCCGGTTTTGGAAAAACCGGTATCACAGCTAGCAACGACCTCAACGAAGAAACCCTAGATGCTTTAAACAAACAG GGTCATGAGGTTGATGCCTTTGGAATCGGGACATATTTGGTGACGTGTTATGCTCAAGCTGCTTTAGGTTGTGTTTTCAAGCTTGTTGAGATTAATAACCAGCCCCGGATTAAGCTGTCGGAAGATGTCTCTAAG GTTTCTATTCCATGTAAAAAACGATCGTTTAGATTATACGGGAAGGAAGGTTACCCCCTTCTAGACATAATGTCGGGAGAAAACGAACCACCACCAAAG GTGGGTGAACGAATATTATGTCGCCACCCGTTTAGCGAATCCAAGAGAGCATACGTGGTCCCACAGCGCGTTGAAGAGCTTATGAAGTGTTATTGGACTGGAAATACAG aCAAAAAAAGAGAAGAATTGCCAACACTGGAGGCCAATAGGGAACGATGTGTCCAACAGCTAGACCAAATGCGCCCTGATCACATGAGAAAACTCAATCCGACCCCGTACAAG GTTAGTGTGACTGCAAAGCTGTATGATTTCATTCATTTCCTATGGCTGAATGAAGCACCTGTTGGGGAGTTGCAATAA
- the LOC110895846 gene encoding probable serine/threonine-protein kinase At1g01540, which yields MADQPTPIFGLHLWIVLGVSAGALFVLFLFLLSIWLTKTRSKPQISIPISTTPQITNDPTSIQRLSGIEKQALLLKHEEDHGYSRIQIQMGKGHPHRVLYPGASRVAGEGDVGGCVGPEVSHLGWGHWYTLRELEAATDGFAPENVVGQGGYGIVYHGVVGDNTQVAVKNLLNNRGQAEKEFEVEVEAIGRVRHKNLLRLLGYCAEGAHRILVYEYVNNGNLEQWLHGDVGLCSPLTWEIRMKIIIGTAKALTYLHEGLEPKVVHRDIKSSNILLDKFWNPKVSDFGLAKLLGADRSYITTRVMGTLGYVAPEYASTGMVNERSDVYSFGILFMELITGRYPVDYKRPQEEVYLVDWLRKMVNERCPEKVLDPKMIEKPSSRVLKRALAVALRCVDLNAEKRPKIGHVVHMLESQDQSSISERRGASDSRVAPHGSPSDELNKKQVT from the exons ATGGCTGACCAACCAACCCCAATCTTCGGCCTCCACTTATGGATCGTTCTCGGTGTCTCCGCCGGCGCCCTCTTcgtcctcttcctcttcctcctctcCATTTGGCTCACTAAAACCCGATCCAAACCCCAAATCTCCATCCCCATATCCACCACCCCACAAATCACCAACGACCCCACTTCAATCCAACGCTTATCCGGTATCGAAAAGCAAGCCTTGTTGTTGAAGCACGAGGAAGATCATGGCTACTCCAGGATCCAGATTCAAATGGGTAAGGGTCACCCGCACCGGGTTTTGTACCCCGGTGCGTCGCGGGTTGCAGGTGAGGGTGATGTGGGAGGATGTGTGGGGCCTGAGGTGTCGCATTTGGGGTGGGGGCATTGGTATACGTTGAGAGAGCTTGAAGCTGCTACTGATGGGTTTGCTCCTGAGAATGTGGTTGGTCAAGGGGGTTATGGTATTGTTTATCATGGTGTTGTTGGTGATAACACTCAAGTTGCTGTCAAGAATTTGCTTAACAATAG GGGACAAGCTGAAAAGGAATTTGAAGTCGAAGTTGAAGCAATTGGTCGAGTTAGGCATAAGAATCTGTTGAGATTGTTAGGTTATTGTGCAGAAGGAGCACATAG GATACTTGTTTATGAGTACGTAAATAACGGAAACTTAGAACAGTGGCTTCATGGTGATGTAGGCCTTTGCAGCCCTCTGACATGGGAGATTCGTATGAAAATCATTATCGGGACAGCAAAAGC GTTAACTTATCTTCATGAAGGGCTTGAGCCGAAGGTGGTTCACCGCGATATTAAATCAAGTAACATCTTGCTTGATAAATTTTGGAACCCGAAGGTTTCAGATTTTGGGTTAGCCAAGCTTCTTGGTGCAGATAGAAGCTACATTACGACCCGTGTGATGGGCACATTAGG TTATGTTGCACCAGAATATGCAAGTACTGGAATGGTGAATGAGCGAAGCGATGTTTATAGTTTCGGGATTTTGTTCATGGAGTTGATTACAGGGAGATATCCGGTTGATTATAAACGACCGCAGGAAGAG GTATATTTGGTTGACTGGCTTAGGAAAATGGTCAACGAGAGGTGCCCGGAAAAGGTTTTGGATCCTAAAATGATTGAGAAGCCTTCTTCACGCGTTTTAAAACGGGCTTTGGCGGTTGCTTTACGTTGTGTTGATTTGAACGCCGAGAAGCGACCCAAAATAGGACATGTCGTACACATGCTTGAGTCCCAAGACCAATCTTCTATCAGT GAAAGAAGAGGCGCGAGTGACTCGAGAGTTGCACCCCATGGCAGTCCGAGTGACGAGTTAAACAAGAAGCAGGTGACTTAA
- the LOC110893492 gene encoding phosphatidylinositol/phosphatidylcholine transfer protein SFH2, translated as MGLPPHEAINQFKELMDQVDEPLKRTFKNVHQGYVVETLERFLKAREGNVTKAHKMLVDSLQWRLQNGIDDILAKPIIPANFYRGVRDSQLIGLSGYTREGLPVFAIGAGLSTFDKASIHYYVQSHIQINEYRDRVILPAATKKNGKYIGKCVKVLDMSGLKLSALNQIKLLTTISTVDDLNYPEKTITYYIVNVPYIFSACWKVVKPLLQERTKLKIRVLQGGGRDELLKIMDYPSLPHFCRRDGSGSGSGSGSGAGNSNDNCYSLDHPFHQELYNYMKELSGIDEPKEPTKQGSIHVEVPMGDHEGVELHRTLESELMKLRTRKSLSGSLEKVKDLPAL; from the exons ATGGGTCTTCCTCCCCATGAAGCAATCAACCAGTTCAAGGAGTTAATGGACCAAGTTGATGAGCCTCTTAAAAGAACATTCAAGAACGTTCATCAGGGATATGTAGTCGAAACTTTGGAGCGATTTCTTAAAGCAAGAGAGGGAAATGTTACGAAAGCCCACAAGATGTTGGTGGATAGCTTACAGTGGAGGCTGCAAAATGGGATAGATGACATTTTAGCTAAACCGATTATTCCTGCTAATTTCTACAGAGGAGTTCGTGATTCGCAGCTGATAGGACTGTCTGGTTACACAAGAGAGGGCCTTCCCGTGTTTGCTATCGGTGCAGGCCTCAGCACATTCGACAAAGCATCTATCCATTATTATGTGCAATCACACATTCAAATAAATGAATATCGGGATCGTGTGATACTGCCGGCTGCAACTAAAAAGAATGGAAAGTATATTGGCAAGTGTGTGAAGGTTTTAGATATGAGTGGCCTAAAGCTTTCTGCACTGAACCAGATTAAGCTGCTGACAACAATCTCTACTGTTGATGATCTCAACTACCCAGAGAAAACGATCACATATTATATAGTAAACGTCCCCTACATATTCTCAGCTTGTTGGAAGGTTGTGAAACCGCTGTTGCAAGAGAGAACAAAGTTAAAAATACGAGTGTTGCAAGGTGGAGGTCGTGATGAGCTGTTAAAGATAATGGACTACCCTTCACTCCCTCATTTCTGCCGAAGAGATGGGTCTGGGTCCGGGTCCGGTTCTGGGTCAGGAGCGGGCAATTCGAATGATAATTGCTACTCGTTGGACCATCCATTTCATCAAGAACTATACAACTACATGAAGGAGCTATCAGGGATTGATGAACCAAAAGAGCCAACAAAGCAAGGATCAATCCACGTGGAAGTGCCGATGGGGGACCACGAAGGCGTAGAGTTACACAGAACGTTGGAATCGGAGCTGATGAAGCTCAGAACCCGAAAGAGCCTCTCTGGGTCTttagagaaagtcaaagaccttc ctgctttatga